Proteins encoded by one window of Synechococcales cyanobacterium T60_A2020_003:
- a CDS encoding DNA adenine methylase — MQVYSPAPSLTPRPFLKWAGGKNQLIPQYSEFFPPSFHTYYEPFLGGGAIFFHLAHRINHAVLTDINPELVNVYRCIRDHVEAVIERLAEHRQNHGKDYYYTMRSLVSTCPIERAARFIYLNKTCFNGLYRENSQGQFNVPIGRYKNPGIFDPDLLCAASAALQSAELFLGSFESVVEQAYTEHDFVYFDPPYYPISPTSSFTKYNRYAFTETDQIHLRDTFRTLASRGVQVMLSNSDCDFIRDLYAGFNIHTISATRLINCNAKRRGKISEVLVTSY, encoded by the coding sequence ATGCAAGTCTATTCCCCTGCTCCATCGCTAACCCCACGTCCCTTCCTGAAATGGGCAGGCGGAAAGAATCAATTAATTCCCCAGTACAGCGAATTTTTTCCCCCATCATTTCACACCTACTACGAACCCTTTTTAGGGGGAGGCGCAATTTTCTTTCACCTCGCCCACCGGATCAATCACGCTGTTTTAACCGATATCAATCCAGAACTCGTTAACGTTTATCGCTGCATTCGTGATCATGTAGAGGCCGTGATTGAGCGTCTTGCCGAACATCGCCAAAATCACGGCAAGGACTACTACTATACAATGCGATCGCTCGTTTCAACCTGCCCCATTGAGCGAGCGGCCCGCTTCATCTATCTCAACAAAACTTGCTTCAACGGTCTCTACCGCGAAAATTCCCAGGGGCAATTTAATGTCCCGATTGGGCGATACAAAAATCCCGGTATTTTCGACCCCGATCTGCTCTGCGCCGCCTCGGCCGCCCTCCAATCGGCTGAACTTTTCCTGGGTTCCTTTGAATCAGTGGTGGAACAGGCGTATACAGAGCACGATTTCGTTTACTTTGATCCGCCTTACTACCCCATCAGTCCCACTAGCAGTTTCACGAAATACAATCGCTACGCCTTCACCGAAACCGACCAGATTCACCTTCGAGACACTTTCCGCACCCTGGCAAGTCGCGGAGTCCAGGTCATGCTGTCCAATTCAGACTGTGACTTTATTCGCGATCTCTACGCAGGGTTCAACATCCACACCATTTCGGCCACCCGCTTGATCAACTGTAATGCCAAGCGTCGGGGCAAAATTTCGGAAGTGTTGGTGACCTCGTATTAA
- a CDS encoding DUF751 family protein — translation MQEFFQNVSRYPRYFITVTLGVLYTFLEPLLPLLKRPSTAIALVALLISVMAFLSFTLRAMLGLNVA, via the coding sequence ATGCAAGAATTTTTTCAAAACGTTTCTCGATATCCTCGGTATTTCATTACTGTGACCCTTGGAGTTCTGTACACGTTTTTAGAGCCGTTACTTCCGTTGTTAAAGCGTCCGAGTACGGCGATCGCCCTGGTTGCCCTATTGATTAGCGTGATGGCGTTCCTATCTTTTACCCTGCGGGCAAT